The following are encoded together in the Rhizoctonia solani chromosome 10, complete sequence genome:
- a CDS encoding IBR domain protein — MCSRGQIHDKGAASPLVICRYCDARTCFTHQVLWHKGLTCRQYSIQAKRRQEIHANEEYIGAHTKRCPNPTCGRPIEKAQGCDHMTCRKPGGCGHEFCWDCLADYGPIRLQGNHRHKPGCRHYTGGSSNEFAEVTALTVVEGLRARPIRQRPTLINRRVNLDNLTGPFTHARPVAAEHPHLTVRDAGRMVLQAEANGMHNQQPPGPVTSLVRARDRSLDDSQGNGSRPATSMNNGEGMCCKHSVYRLIDNNPAIYGHPVPPLSHSPPRSMMDALGSRSEDEYFTISLNPFVSSETKKWSLPPEQVLLSRSTVTYRGRNAYKSKRADAYQQPPPTQVCEICLETRDLLCPTSLCTHESNVCESCLQEYVIHAVKIMGQTRLVCPGFRCKEVLGQEDVVKSIREDKDCLDRKALIIITRIVDIIPQLELPQTLQRHLGDTIKHLSGTECHPHVAPLIEQYDV; from the exons ATGTGCTCACGGGGGCAGATCCACGACAAAGGGG CTGCATCGCCCCTCGTAATTTGCCGGTATTGTGATGCACGCACTTGTTTCACCCATCAGGTCCTTTGGCACAAAGGCCTCACATGCAGGCAGTATAGTATTCAGGCAAAACGCAGACAGGAGATTCACGCAAATGAAGAGTATATCGGGGCGCACACCAAACGGTGCCCAAATCCAACTTGTGGGCGTCCG ATCGAAAAAGCGCAGGGCTGTGACCACATGACATGCCGTAAGCCAGGAGGATGTggccacgagtt TTGTTGGGATTGCCTCGCAGATTATGGGCCCATTCGTCTCCAAGGAAATCATCGACACAAACCTGGGTGTAGACATTATACAGGCGGCAGTTCGAACGAATTTGCCGAGGTTACCGCGTTGACCGTTGTGGAAGGGCTGCGTGCTCGGCCCATACGCCAGCGTCCTACTCTAATAAATAGAAGGGTTAATTTGGATAACTTAACAGGGCCCTTTACGCACGCACGGCCGGTTGCTGCTGAGCACCCTCATCTTACCGTACGAGATGCGGGTAGGATGGTGCTGCAAGCTGAAGCAAATGGCATGCATAATCAGCAGCCTCCTGGGCCTGTTACGTCGCTGGTGCGGGCTAGGGACAGAAGCCTGGACGATTCGCAAGGCAATGGGTCCCGGCCGG CTACGAGCATGAATAATGGTGAAGGGATGTGCT GCAAGCATTCG GTTTACCGTCTAATCGATAATAACCCCGCTATCTACGGCCACCCCGTCCCGCCCCTTTCTCATTCGCCTCCACGTTCAATGATGGATGCCCTCGGGAGCAGGTCCGAGGACGAGTATTTTACCATTTCTCTAAACCCGTTTGTATCCTCGGAGACCAAGAAATGGTCTCTTCCGCCAGAGCAAGTGCTTCTCTCCCGCTCGACAGTCACTTATCGTGGTCGGAATGCATACAAGAGCAAGCGCGCAGATGCATATCAACAGCCTCCCCCCACCCAAGTCTGCGAAATCTGTCTCGAGACACGAGATTTACTGTGCCCCACTAGCCTCTGCACGCACGAATCAAATGTCTGTGAATCGTGTCTTCAAGAGTATGTTATACACGCTGTCAAGATTATGGGACAGACTCGGTTAGTTTGCCCAGGATTTAGGTGCAAGGAAGTACTGGGCCAAGAGGATGTAGTCAAGTCTATTAGGGAGGATAAAGATTGTCTGGATCG CAAGGCACTCATTATCATTACTCGGATTGTCGACATTATACCCCAATTGGAGCTACCACAAACGCTCCAACGCCACCTCGGAGACACCATCAAACACCTCTCAGGAACCGAG TGTCACCCGCACGTCGCCCCTCTTATCGAGCAGTATGATGTTTGA
- a CDS encoding GMC oxidoreductase, with amino-acid sequence MTHSVASVALVASAVAFLGANALVRTDTASNPNNPHRRLLTRAVTADPTQLSGKSFDFVIVGGGTAGLAIAARLSEYSNMTVAVIEAGGDGSSHADNINIPGYSYIHGLTGTDADWSYDITAQPSAGNRVTKWPRGKVLGGSGSINGMFWGIGAQREWDAWATLFPTSSSSYNSSTLENGTPASFNWSWSMIQKYHKKSENFTAPPAEQQTQFGMTIDADSHGYGGAIQTTMSQYIYDGIANWVPTLVALGMSKGDLASGDTHVVSITPSTLNAHNFTRSNSMAGYIDPVGPRSNLVILTGMQATGLVWGDKGSSGAIATGVKFAASNGAQSYTVKAKKEVILCGGTIGSAQLLQLSGVGPKALMTSLISTQWWIYLASGRTSRIMVRALLRDFFFRATHKTEIGSTTVAWAVDGATWWDLLSNDTLQAQQLTQWRDDATGLWTYINEAVAYPSIQDIMGTNAGTWLNTVSSGLSSALSSLSTSQSLDTTVLKGITQQFNIQLDMLKNSVGQLEIIMTMLAGAGMLAFKLPSSTHGVVVPSQLPAPMHLTTLASIRWDVDIINAGIKYVRTIGATAPMSSYFKAETSTTSASTTDDAINTYIANSVATEYHPIGTCSMLPLDMGGVVDTTLRVYGTSNVRVIDASVMPIHVTAHTMAPAYAIAEYGADIIKMAYWPVPVSTTTTSARGGATNGSGSGNGSSGGNNGNGSNDEGGLTSSQRTIVIAATVAVGGAALLLGLLFCIRKRSHQKPQGPEDPWRSSYGGAHSLPMQNLSNAELAAPPAPFKAGGNKYDYRMSAMSSSTMDTAQLQAATPLAEHQPLAYDHAVPPSPGFAYNTPGASAPGTPHMGPAPGLMAHDYAPVNGRASPGPRI; translated from the exons ATGACGCACTCTGTAGCAAGTGTGGCATTGGTCGCTTCAGCTGTCGCGTTTCTTGGTGCAAATGCTCTTGTTCGAACTGACACGGCTTCTAATCCAAACAATCCTCACCGACGTTTGCTCACTCGCGCCGTCACAGCCGACCCGACTCAACTTAGTGGCAAAAGCTTCGATTTTGTGATCGTAGG AGGTGGAACGGCCGGGCTTGCTATTGCAGCGCGGCTATCAG AATACTCGAACATGACTGTAGCCGTGATAGAAGCAGGAGGGGACGGTTCCTCACACGCAGATAATATCAACATTCCTGGTTATTCGTACATTCACGGCCTCACAGGTACTGACGCAGACTGGAGCTACGACATCACTGCTCAGCCTAGTGCGGGCAACCGCGTGACGAAATGGCCACGAGGTAAAGTTCTTGGGGGAAGTGGG AGTATCAACGGAATGTTTTGGGGTATTGGTGCCCAGCGGGAATGGGATGCTTGGGCAACCCTGTTCCCgacatcttcttcctcctaTAACTCATCAACCCTTGAGAATGGTACTCCAGCATCATTCAACTGGTCATGGTCAATGATCCAGAAATATCACAAAAAGTCCGAAAACTTCACTGCACCCCCAGCAGAGCAACAAACTCAATTCGGTATGACCATCGATGCAGACTCGCACGGTTATGGTGGTGCTATTCAGACCACGATGAGCCAGTACATTTACGATGGAATTGCAAACTGGGTCCCGACCCTCGTTGCTTTAGGAATGAGCAAGGGCGATCTTGCATCTGGCGATACGCACGTTGTGTCTATCACTCCAAGCACTCTTAACGCCCATAACTTTACAAGGAGTAATAGTATGGCTGGATATATTGATCCTGTAGGGCCTAGAAGCAATCTTGTTATCTTGACGGGTATGCAAGCTACTGGGTTAGTTTGGGGTGATAAGGGAAGCTCAGGAGCTATCGCAACTGGCGTG AAATTTGCGGCTAGCAATGGCGCGCAGTCCTATACAGTCAAGGCTAAGAAAGAAGTGATTCTTTG TGGTGGAACTATAGGCTCAGCTCAATT ACTACAGTTATCGGGTGTAGGCCCTAAGGCTCTTATGACCTCGCTCATATCGACTCAGTGGTGGATCTACCTGGCGTCGGGCAGAACCTCCAGGATCATGGTGCGTGCACTTCTGAGAGATTTTTTCTTTCGCGCGACCCACAAAACTGAAATAGGATCAACAACCGTGGCCTGGGCGGTCGACGGAGCGACGTGGTGGGATCTGTTGTCGAATGACACGTTACAGGCTCAACAGCTAACACAATGGAGGGACGATGCCACTGGATTATGGACGTATATCAACGAAGCAGTCG CATATCCCAGCATCCAGGATATCATGGGTACCAACGCGGGTACCTGGCTCAACACCGTTTCTTCAGGCCTTTCCTCTGCGCTTTCTTCGCTTTCAACATCCCAATCCCTTGATACTACCGTCCTGAAGGGTATAACACAGCAGTTCAACATCCAACTTGATATGCTGAAAAATTCAGTTGGCCAATTGGAGATTATTATGACCATGCTTGCTGGGGCAGGAATGCTGGCATTCAAGTTGCCCAGCAGCACGCATGGAGTCGTGGTGCCATCACAATTACCAGCTCCAATGCATTTGACTACCCTAGCATCAATCCG TTGGGATG TGGATATCATCAACGCCGGCATCAAGTACGTCAGGACCATTGGCGCCACCGCACCGATGAGCTCCTACTTCAAGGCTGAAACCTCGACTACA AGTGCCTCAACTACTGACGACGCCATCAACACGTACATCGCCAATAGCGTCGCGACCGAGTATcacccaattggtacttgctCGATGCTTCCTCTCGATATGGGAGGCGTGGTTGATACCACTCTTCGCGTATACGGCACATCCAACGTCCGTGTCATCGATGCCAGCGTGATGCCTATTCACGTTACGGCTCACACTATGGCTCCTGCGTACGCCATTGCCGAATATGGAGCAGATATCATCAAGATGGCGTATTGGCCTGTTCCCGTCTCCACCACTACGACAAGTGCCAGAGGTGGTGCTACAAACGGTAGTGGTAGTGGTAATGGAAGCAGCGGAGGCAATAATGGAAATGGATCAAACGACGAGGGTGGATTGACCTCGAGCCAGAGGACGATTGTAATTGCAGCTACTGTTGCAGTTGGAGGTGCTGCTCTGCTTTTG GGGCTTCTCTTTTGTATACGCAAACGCTCTCATCAAAAGCCCCAAGGTCCGGAAGACCCATGGCGGTCTTCATATGGCGGGGCCCATAGTC TTCCTATGCAAAACCTTTCCAATGCAGAACTCGCTGCTCCACCTGCACCGTTCAAGGCCGGGGGCAATAAGTACGACTACCGTATGTCGGCTATGTCATCTTCGACTATGGACACCGCGCAACTTCAAGCCGCTACTCCGTTGGCCGAACACCAGCCATTAGCATACGACCATGCAGTTCCTCCCTCACCAGGATTCGCTTACAACACCCCCGGTGCTAGTGCTCCTGGAACGCCCCATATGGGGCCAGCTCCCGGCTTGATGGCCCATGACTATGCGCCTGTGAATGGGCGGGCATCACCTGGCCCAAGGATCTAA
- a CDS encoding HCO3- transporter family, with amino-acid sequence MHWFAAVLNAANFLRYVTRFSCDTFGFYVAWVYLQYGIQVITRQLSITDPDSVFVSIILALVMLVTGHLFGMLARSNIGHRVVRRFFADYGMPISVIACTGLAYWGRFRLANPLTLPTSGAFSPAGNRPWLVKFWELEGKWVGIALPFGFVLFILFYFDHNVSSLIAQGSEYPLRKPPGFHWDFFWLGISTFLRVPAPNGLIPQAPMHTESLVIMGIQRKNDVEKISKNGPSHGREEDFELHGTQNYESQNHQDSAETSTLVEEHPIAVVEQRVSNLAQGALCLVLMSGPLQHVLGLVPRGVLAGLFWYMGSDHLRVSAVTEKLLYLIRDPAMVSRSEPLRKVRRSRVTLFVAIELIGFGATMAVTQTIAAIGFPIVIMLLVPVRSWLIPKLPFTPEELSVLDGPTASPFVVFR; translated from the exons ATGCACTGGTTTGCCGCCGTGTTGAACGCTGCAAATTTTCTGCGTTATGTTACTCGATTCTCTTGCGATAC TTTTGGCTTCTATGTCGCCTGGGTCTACCTTCAATACGGGATTCAAGTTATTACACGTCAGCTCTCCATCACCGATCCTGACAGCGTGTTCGTAAGCATCATTCTGGCACTTGTAATGTTGGTCACTGGGCATCTCTTTGGTATGTTGGCTCGCTCAAACATTGGCCACCGAGTGGTACGGAGGTTTTTTGCGGACTACGGAATGCCTATTTCAG TCATTGCGTGCACTGGACTAGCCTACTGGGGAAGATTTAGATTAGCGAACCCTCTCACGCTGCCAACCTCTGGCGCATTCAGCCCCGCCGGGAATCGCCCGTGGTTAGTGAAGTTTTGGGAGCTCGAAGGCAAATGGGTTGG CATTGCACTTCCATTTGGCTTTGTCTTATTTATTCTATTCTACTTTGACCACAACGTTTCTAGTCTCATAGCCCAGGGCTCTGAATACCCCCTACGCAAACCTCCAGGCTTTCATTGGGATTTCTTCTGGCTCGGTATTAGCACGTTTTTGC GGGTACCCGCACCCAATGGTCTAATCCCTCAAGCGCCCATGCACACAGAGTCCTTAGTGATAATGGGCATTCAACGTAAAAATGACGTTGAAAAGATATCCAAAAACGGCCCCAGTCATGGTCGGGAGGAAGATTTTGAGCTACATGGAACTCAGAATTACGAAAGCCAAAACCACCAAGATTCGGCTGAAACGAGTACATTAGTCGAAGAGCACCCCATCGCGGTCGTCGAGCAGCGTGTTTCAAATCTAGCCCAAGGCGCTCTGTGTCTAGTTCTAATGAGCGGACCGTTACAACATGTGCTTGGCTTGGTCCCACGAGGTGTCCTAGCCGGGTTATT CTGGTATATGGGTAGTGATCACCTTCGAGTAAGCGCGGTGACTGAAAAGCTGCTTTACCTTATCCGCGACCCAGCAATGGTGTCTCGTTCAGAGCCCTTGCGCAAGGTCCGACGGTCGCGCGTGACATTATTCGTGGCTATTGAATTAATTGGCTTCGGTGCCACAATGGCCGTCACGCAAACCATTG CTGCTATCGGATTTCCAATTGTGATCATGTTGCTCGTACCAGTGCGGTCGTGGTTGATACCTAAGCTCCCATTCACGCCCGAAGAGTTGTCGGTTTTAGATGGACCAACTGCCTCACCATTTGTGGTCTTCCGTTAA
- a CDS encoding Tyrosine kinase catalytic domain protein: MNKLEQILRGFVSFTELAATSGFLPALPAACGVLEQIWGTADQVKVNKERCKILRARCVYIFITIRDNAAGIEQSALNETVEIFITTIKGIHSSMNKWAEWGSLKSFAKNDEITVEIERSMNQLDACCQNLQIATQLQLYSLNTQMDAARESDQLEMKKMMLTMLENQEELREDMGLLLVNMEKFTDVMKTFQLELRAHPAGSLTHDNISRGLLGMQQASGQLPPIAFLEGHECKIVSQAPIAGSTVYDVYEGLWLGEEKVAVKILRSSKASEGNVRRFHRQVNIWHRMKSKYILRFYGVASIAGGSSFYLVSPWCENGDAPKYLKKNPSADRLKLILEIAFGLRYLHSQNPPIVHGSLQGSNVLIGDGGGALLADFGLAKALEDLTAVPFTQSTGANGCYRWMAPELHEDGGQMTLKSDIYSWAMTALELYSDKVPYSRIKMPGSVVMEVARGRIPERPRPGTSRMSSSGSVPGNTAGTRDGIDIPDGLWELFVRCWDKDPANRPTIQETIQELEDMRRYTLMEI; the protein is encoded by the exons ATGAACAAACTGGAACAAATTCTCCGTGGTTTCGTTAGCTTTACGGAGCTCGCTGCCACTTCTGGTTTCCTCCCAGCACTCCCGGCAGCGTGCGGAGTTCTGGAACAAATATGGGGAACAGCGGATCAAGTGAAAGTAAACAA GGAACGCTGCAAGATCTTACGTGCACGTTGCGTCTATATTTTTATCACCATACGAGACAACGCTGCGGGCATAGAACAATCAGCGCTCAACGAAACCGTCGAGATCTTTATAAC GACAATCAAAGGGATTCACTCATCAATGAACAAATGGGCTGAATGGGGATCGCTTAAGAGCTTTGCTAAGAACGACGAGATTACAGTCGAAATCGAAAGGAGCATGAACCAACTTGACGCTTGCTGCCAGAACCTCCAG ATCGCCACACAGCTCCAATTGTACAGTCTCAACACTCAGATGGATGCTGCCCGTGAATCGGACCAGCTCGAAATGAAGAAAATGATGTTGACAATGTTGGAGAACCAAGAAGAGCTTAGAGAGGATATGGGATTGTTGCTCGTAAATATGGAAAAATTTACCGATGTCATGAAGACATTCCAGCTC GAATTGCGCGCTCATCCAGCTGGCTCATTGACTCACGACAACATCTCGCGTGGATTgctggggatgcaacaagccTCTGGCCAATTGCCTCCAATTGCTTTTCTTGAAGGCCATGAGTGTAAGATCGTTAGCCAAGCACCTATTGCTGGGAGCACGGTCTATGACGTATACGAGGGCCTATGGCTAGGCGAAGAAAAAGTCGCAGTTAAGATACTCAGGAGTTCAAAGGCTTCAGAGGGGAACGTTAGA AGATTTCACCGTCAAGTAAACATCTGGCATCGAATGAAGAGCAAATATATCTTGCGCTTCTATGGAGTTGCATCCATCGCTGGAGGATCATCTTT CTATCTCGTCAGCCCTTGGTGCGAGAACGGCGATGCGCCAAAGTATCTGAAGAAGAACCCCAGTGCCGACCGTCTAAAATTG ATTCTCGAAATAGCATTCGGCTTGCGCTACTTGCATTCACAAAACCCACCCATTGTTCATGGGTCCCTTCAAGGATCCAACGTGCTCATTGGTGATGGAGGGGGGGCT CTTCTCGCCGATTTCGGGCTTGCCAAAGCATTGGAAGATCTAACTGCTGTTCCGTTTACGCAATCTACAGGTGCCAATGGATGTTACCGCTGGATGGCACCTGAACTACACGAAGACGGTGGCCAAATGACCCTCAAATCGGACATCTATTCGTGGGCAATGACGGCGCTGGAGCTATACAGTGATAAGGTTCCTTATAGCCGAATCAAGATGCCAGGATCAGTCGTGATGGAGGTTGCAAGGGGTAGAATACCTGAACGTCCTCGGCCTGGCACAAGTAGAATGTCTAGCAGCGGCAGCGTACCAGGAAACACGGCGGGAACTAGAGATGGTATTGATATTCCAGATGGTTTGTGGGAGTTGTTCGTCCGCTGTTGGGACAAAGACCCGGCCAATCGACCCACGATCCAGGAGACGATTCAAGAATTGGAGGATATGAGACGATACACACTTATGGAGATATAG
- a CDS encoding phosphotransferase enzyme family protein → MTTSYDLRTAKGVLAYLNTTPFPATDATLLTGGNSAYTFRATLKTPLASGDKTIVLKHAETQVSATFYDPGLKTSEVSAQRNEFEYKMLSVITESELCGPESIVRPPRPLYYDPETHTTFMVDLGSPIPLQTILQEGFDAGTLDYRQLSHDIGSALGDFLGRLHTWTSAPEQAPLRALISQNDVAKRCLSIQHAFAHETLDKLGLKEQWIEDALSRDLEESAAAEDTLIWGDSWPGNILVTLPSETQPLRIHLTDWEMSRLGPPEFDLGEAVGVAMSVVHQRYPQGHHPYIQSLHSSYRKHRALNPVRAARSTGVAIIGHSFIMPWVVGQDEQSQRSLASAGIALIKVAQSEDIDEIKKHSLLKELF, encoded by the exons ATGACTACTTCCTACGACCTCAGAACTGCCAAAGGCGTGTTGGCCTATCTCAACACGACACCTTTCCCCGCGACCGACGCCACACTACTTACAGGCGGAAACTCGGCTTATACATTCCGCGCGACGCTCAAGACGCCCCTTGCGTCTGGGGACAAAACCATCGTCCTGAAACACGCCGAGACGCAGGTGTCTGCAACATTTTATGATCCTGGTCTCAAAACATCAGAAGTCAGCGCGCAGCGCAAT GAATTCGAATACAAGATGCTTTCGGTTATTACGGAGTCCGAACTCTGTGGTCCTGAGAGTATCGTCCGGCCTCCTCGTCCATTATATTACGACCCGGAGACTCATACGACCTTCATGGTCGACCTAGGCTCGCCGATCCCGCTCCAAACAATCCTCCAAGAAGGATTCGACGCGGGAACCCTTGATTATCGCCAGTTGAGTCACGACATCGGCTCGGCTCTGGGTGATTTTCTCGGACGACTACATACCTGGACGAGTGCCCCCGAACAAGCACCCCTCCGCGCGCTCATTTCCCAGAACGACGTCGCGAAAAGGTGTTTGTCGATACAGCACGCGTTTGCGCACGAGACGTTGGACAAGCTGGGGTTGAAAGAACAATGGATCGAGGATGCCTTGTCTCGGGATTTGGAAGAGAGCGCGGCGGCTGAAGATACATTAATATGGGGCGACAGTTGGCCGG GTAATATTCTGGTTACATTGCCCTCGGAAACGCAGCCGTTGAGAATCCATCTTACCGACTGGGAAATGTCGAGATTAGGACCTCCTGAATTCGACCTTGGCGAAGCGGTTGGCGTGGCCATGTCCGTTGTGCATCAACGTTATCCCCAAGGCCACCACCCTTACATCCAATCTTTGCATTCCTCGTATCGGAAACATCGTGCGTTGAATCCTGTGAGGGCGGCACGGTCGACGGGTGTGGCGATAATAGGGCATAGCTTTATTATGCCCTGGGTAGTCGGCCAGGACGAGCAGTCTCAGAGGAGTCTTGCTTCAGCTGGGATCGCTCTTATTAAGGTTGCCCAAAGTGAAGACATAGACGAGATCAAGAAGCATAGTTTGCTAAAGGAGCTGTTTTAA
- a CDS encoding UDP-glucoronosyl and UDP-glucosyl transferase → MTSEPLKHVVFVPGPSWGHLRPALKTSLRMVEKFPYLFISLFVYGKEVPRAINYLEAQPSTCSHRVKVVETTLGGEEPPVISLTNILDLYLYLEKSFELWITQELQRSVDIPIDNQFVGQPSWIIEDQQNGGVSLASKHIHNLSVVSWWSTTAVSLIVRHGNKENGHGGRVLEAITQKQDYSFDKTGEMYLQEVTDRLVDMPGIPIHHEWEAIPQYIPSILSVCALLNGRWTNMIKNVDMVICCATVEIAPISAAALSGAFDKPMTPFFIGPSVDLKTAPNRTDSDSTIMQFLDKAYTEKGPHSVIYVAFGTFFFPPPGSITHLTTILDEITRFGLRFVLALSNRSAILDESWMNAHVQAGNAIFPSWANQTAVLDHPSIHYFLSHGGWNSSTEALVRGVPIIFWPFASDQPTNAVQIATLHDCGFELLQVRTGPARSKAYQNGREVEIVGTDDAVGKEIIEILQLSKGPMGEHQRRNARLLGRVIADSLERGGSGDLNLEKLGRALGLV, encoded by the exons ATGACCTCTGAACCATTGAAGCACGTCGTATTCGTTCCCGGTCCCTCTTGGG GCCACCTGCGTCCTGCTTTGAAGACCTCACTCCGGATGGTCGAGAAATTTCCATATCTATTCATTT CTTTGTTCGTGTATGGCAAGGAAGTACCAAGAGCTATAAACTATCTTGAAGCCCAACCTTCGACATGTTCGCATCGAGTTAAAGTTGTTGAGACTACTTTGGGTGGCGAGGAGCCGCCAGTCATCTCTCTTACCAACATACTCGACCTCTATCTCTACCTAGAAAAATCTTTCGAGCTATGGATAACTCAAGAGCTACAGCGCTCGGTCGATATTCCGATTGACAACCAATTTGTCGGCCAACCGAGTTGGATCATAGAAGACCAACAAAATGGAGGTGTATCTCTAGCATCCAAGCATATCCATAATCTCTCGGTAGTATCGTGGTGGTCGACGACGGCAGTATCGCTAATTGT CCGACACGGGAACAAAGAGAATGGTCATGGTGGAAGAGTGCTTGAGGCTATTACTCAAAAGCAAGATTATTCATTTGATAAAACTGGTGAAATGTACTTGCAG GAAGTCACCGATCGGCTAGTAGATATGCCGGGTATTCCGATTCACCATGAGTGGGAGGCTATCCCTCAGTATATCCCTTCTATTCTATCGGTTTGCGCGCTTTTGAATGGTCGTTGGACAAACATGATAAAAAACGTTGATATGGTTATCTGTTGTGCAACAGTCGAAATA GCACCCATCTCTGCCGCTGCTCTCTCCGGAGCATTCGATAAACCCATGACGCCATTCTTTATCGGACCCTCCGTAGATCTAAAGACTGCACCAAATCGTACCGATTCCGATTCCACGATTATGCAGTTCCTAGACAAGGCATACACGGAAAAAGGACCTCATTCGGTGATCTATGTTGCTTTTGGAACTTTCTTTTTCCCTCCTCCAGGCTCGATAACTCACCTTACAACAATCCTTGACGAAATCACGCGCTTTGGGTTGCGGTTCGTTTTGGCACTCTCAAACCGGAGCGCTATACTCGATGAATCTTGGATGAATGCGCATGTCCAAGCTGGGAATGCGATATTCCCATCCTGGGCGAACCAAACGGCAGTTCTTGACCACCCT TCGATCCATTATTTCTTATCACACGGTGGATGGAATTCATCTACCGAGGCACTCGTACGAGGCGTACCGATCATATTTTGGCCGTTTGCT TCTGATCAGCCCACAAACGCGGTGCAGATAGCCACCTTGCACGACTGCGGATTCGAGCTTTTGCAAGTTCGCACTGGCCCCGCCAGATCCAAAGCCTACCAAAACGGTCGAGAGGTCGAGATAGTGGGGACGGACGACGCCGTGGGTAAAGAGATTATAGAGATACTGCAGCTTAGCAAGGGGCCTATGGGCGAGCATCAGCGGAGAAATGCCAGGTTATTGGGTCGGGTCATTGCCGATTCTCTCGAACGAGGTGGGAGTGGGGATTTGAATCTAGAGAAACTCGGCAGAGCCTTGGGTTTAGTATGA
- a CDS encoding phosphotransferase enzyme family protein: protein MYNLKSSEGIFEYLNGTRFSASDVQSLSGGSSAFTYRIILENPLNTGEKIVVLKHFKSVAARIEGMEADLDRADHEYIVLSAIATSGLFDSESTVQVPRPIEYDQRTHTIFMYDLGSPIPLAQVLERGFENNGSPESETSKLASDIGEAIGDFIGRLHNWSTRAEQETLRPYFAKKPDWNQKVVAVFTWTDMLIARECQEASVTRSDCVLVMGDCSLHNTLVSPPSEGQNMRIYLTDLEVARFSEPEVDMGELTASAASFELLYYPNMGYPFIPALHRAYRRHRTLDPGRIGATTGTCLMGIGPLFPWAKNKDEAQLRKIAVAGLELLEYSFKYDRDSLRSSPILQHLFSPRDEQHI from the exons ATGTATAATCTCAAGTCCTCTGAAGGCATCTTTGAATACCTCAACGGTACTCGCTTCTCTGCTAGCGATGTTCAGTCTCTTTCAGGTGGTTCATCAGCTTTTACCTATCGTATTATTCTTGAGAACCCTCTAAACACTGGTGAGAAGATCGTAGTATTGAAGCATTTCAAGAGCGTTGCTGCTCGAATTGAAGGGATGGAGGCGGATCTTGACCGCGCG GATCACGAGTACATAGTTCTCTCAGCTATAGCTACATCAGGACTTTTCGATTCGGAGAGTACAGTTCAAGTCCCCAGACCGATTGAATATGACCAAAGAACGCATACCATCTTCATGTATGATCTTGGCTCCCCAATCCCCCTCGCCCAGGTACTTGAGAGAGGCTTTGAAAACAATGGGTCTCCCGAATCCGAAACATCGAAACTGGCCTCGGATATTGGGGAAGCCATAGGGGATTTTATAGGGCGTCTCCATAATTGGTCTACCCGTGCTGAACAGGAAACACTTCGCCCCTATTTTGCGAAGAAACCGGACTGGAATCAAAAGGTAGTGGCCGTATTCA CCTGGACGGACATGCTCATTGCAAGGGAGTGTCAAGAAGCTTCAGTCACTCGGAGTGACTGTGTGCTGGTAATGGGGGACTGTTCATTGC ATAATACCTTGGTATCCCCGCCATCTGAAGGGCAAAACATGCGTATTTACCTTACCGATCTGGAAGTTGCTCGATTTAGTGAACCCGAAGTTGATATGGGGGAACTGACTGCGAGTGCTGCATCATTCGAACTTCTTTACTATCCTAACATGGGCTATCCATTCATTCCGGCTTTGCATCGGGCCTATAGACGTCATCGCACCTTGGATCCTGGGCGGATCGGAGCTACAACTGGGACCTGCCTCATGGGCATTGGGCCCCTTTTCCCGTGGGCCAAGAACAAAGATGAAGCACAACTCAGGAAGATAGCCGTAGCGGGACTAGAACTTTTAGAGTACTCGTTCAAATATGATAGGGATTCATTGAGATCTAGTCCTATTTTACAGCATTTGTTCTCACCTCGCGACGAACAGCATATATGA